Proteins from one Pseudomonas sp. KBS0710 genomic window:
- the iolC gene encoding 5-dehydro-2-deoxygluconokinase, with amino-acid sequence MGQTRFASGRQLDLICLGRLGVDLYAQQVGARLEDVSSFAKYLGGSSANIAFGTARLGLKSAMLSRVGDDHMGRFLLESLAREGCDVSGIKVDPERLTALVLLGLKDRETFPLVFYRENCADMALRAEDISEAFIASSKALLITGTHFSTDGVYKASIQALDYAAKHNVKRVLDIDYRPVLWGLAGKADGETRFVADQNVSQHVQNILPRFDLIVGTEEEFLIAGGSEDLLTALRTVRELTPATLVVKLGPQGCTVIHGAIPARLEDGAIYPGVRVEVLNVLGAGDAFMSGFLSGWINDASDERCSQLANACGGLVVSRHACAPAMPTPAELDYLFNSPVPITRPDQDVTLQRLHRVTVPRKTWKQLFVFAFDHRWQLVDLAQKGGQDLTRISDIKQLFIQAIERVETKLAQQGIEADVGLLADQRFGQDALNTASGRGWWIARPVEVQNSRPLAFEHGRSVGSNLIAWPQEQIIKCLVQFHPDDEPMLRLEQEAQLKAVYEASLVSGHELLLEVVPPKDHPSTYPDVLYRSLKRLYNLGIYPAWWKIEAQSAEDWKKLDELIHERDPYCRGVVLLGLNASAQFLADGFQQASQSTTCRGFAVGRTIFQEPSRAWMAGEIDDEGLIEQVQGTFEQLINAWRSSRN; translated from the coding sequence ATGGGCCAGACTCGTTTTGCCAGTGGGCGTCAATTGGATCTGATTTGCCTCGGGCGCCTGGGCGTCGACCTCTATGCACAGCAAGTCGGTGCGCGGCTTGAGGACGTGTCCAGCTTTGCCAAGTACCTCGGCGGTTCCTCCGCCAACATCGCCTTCGGCACGGCGCGGCTGGGCCTCAAGTCGGCGATGTTAAGCCGCGTGGGCGATGACCATATGGGCCGCTTCCTGCTCGAATCCCTGGCCCGTGAAGGCTGTGACGTGAGCGGCATCAAGGTCGACCCGGAACGCCTCACCGCCCTGGTATTGCTGGGGCTTAAAGACCGCGAAACCTTCCCCCTGGTGTTCTACCGCGAAAACTGCGCCGACATGGCCCTGCGCGCCGAAGACATCAGCGAAGCCTTTATCGCTTCCAGCAAAGCCTTGCTGATCACCGGCACACACTTCTCCACCGATGGCGTGTACAAGGCCAGCATCCAGGCGCTGGATTACGCGGCCAAGCACAACGTCAAGCGTGTACTGGATATCGACTACCGCCCGGTGCTGTGGGGCCTGGCGGGCAAGGCGGATGGCGAAACGCGGTTTGTCGCCGATCAGAACGTCAGCCAGCATGTGCAAAACATCCTGCCGCGTTTCGACCTGATCGTCGGCACTGAGGAAGAGTTCTTGATCGCCGGTGGCAGTGAAGACCTGCTGACGGCGTTGCGCACTGTGCGTGAACTGACCCCGGCGACCCTGGTGGTCAAGCTCGGCCCGCAAGGTTGCACGGTGATTCACGGCGCCATCCCGGCACGCCTGGAAGACGGCGCGATTTACCCCGGCGTGCGGGTTGAAGTGCTCAATGTGCTGGGTGCCGGTGACGCCTTCATGTCCGGCTTTCTCAGCGGCTGGATCAATGACGCCAGCGATGAGCGCTGCAGCCAATTGGCCAACGCTTGCGGCGGGCTTGTCGTGTCCCGCCATGCTTGCGCGCCCGCCATGCCGACGCCGGCCGAACTGGATTACCTGTTCAACAGCCCGGTGCCCATCACCCGGCCGGATCAAGACGTAACCCTGCAACGCCTGCACCGCGTCACGGTGCCGCGCAAAACCTGGAAACAGCTGTTTGTGTTTGCCTTCGACCACCGCTGGCAGCTGGTGGACCTTGCACAAAAAGGCGGCCAGGACCTGACCCGCATCAGCGACATCAAGCAGCTGTTTATCCAGGCCATCGAACGTGTGGAAACCAAGCTGGCGCAGCAGGGCATCGAAGCCGATGTGGGCCTGCTGGCCGACCAGCGCTTCGGCCAGGACGCACTGAATACCGCCAGCGGCCGCGGTTGGTGGATCGCCCGGCCAGTGGAGGTGCAGAACTCGCGCCCTTTGGCGTTTGAACACGGCCGCTCGGTGGGCAGCAACCTGATCGCCTGGCCCCAGGAGCAAATCATCAAGTGCCTGGTGCAGTTCCACCCGGACGACGAGCCGATGCTGCGCCTGGAGCAAGAGGCGCAGCTCAAGGCGGTCTACGAGGCTTCCCTGGTCAGCGGCCATGAACTGCTGCTGGAAGTCGTGCCGCCCAAGGATCACCCGTCGACCTATCCTGATGTGCTCTATCGCAGCCTCAAGCGCCTGTACAACCTGGGTATATATCCTGCGTGGTGGAAGATCGAGGCGCAGTCGGCCGAAGACTGGAAAAAGCTCGACGAACTGATCCACGAGCGTGACCCGTACTGCCGGGGTGTGGTGCTGCTGGGCCTGAATGCGTCGGCGCAGTTTCTGGCCGATGGCTTTCAGCAAGCCAGTCAAAGCACTACCTGCCGAGGGTTCGCGGTGGGCCGCACGATCTTCCAGGAGCCCAGCCGTGCGTGGATGGCGGGGGAAATTGATGATGAAGGGTTGATTGAGCAGGTGCAGGGCACGTTCGAACAGCTCATCAATGCCTGGCGCAGTTCCAGAAATTAA
- the iolE gene encoding myo-inosose-2 dehydratase yields MPAIRIGINPISWSNDDLPALGGETPLSTALSEGKEIGYEGFELNGKFPKDAKGVGDVLRPYDLALVSGWYSSRLARRSVAEEIEAIAGHVELLKLNGANVLVYGEVADSIQGSKVRLIERPRFHSEHAWQEYADKLTVLARFTLSQGVRLAYHHHMGAYVESPEDIDQLMSRTGPEVGLLFDSGHCYMGGGEPIEVLRKHIERVCHVHFKDVRKPVVQLARNQMWSFPDCIVNGTFTVPGDGDIDFAELLDVLLAAHYKGWLVVEAEQDPAVAPSYLYAKKGYDTLRALLNERTK; encoded by the coding sequence ATGCCCGCAATCCGAATTGGCATCAACCCGATCTCCTGGAGCAACGACGACCTGCCGGCCCTGGGCGGTGAAACGCCGCTGAGCACAGCGCTCAGCGAAGGCAAGGAAATCGGCTACGAAGGTTTCGAACTCAACGGCAAGTTCCCCAAAGACGCCAAGGGCGTCGGTGATGTGTTGCGCCCTTATGACCTGGCGCTGGTCTCCGGCTGGTATTCCAGCCGCCTGGCGCGGCGTTCGGTGGCCGAAGAAATCGAAGCCATCGCCGGGCATGTCGAGTTGCTCAAGCTTAATGGCGCCAACGTGCTGGTGTACGGCGAAGTCGCCGACTCGATCCAGGGCTCGAAAGTGCGCCTGATCGAACGCCCGCGTTTTCACAGCGAGCACGCCTGGCAGGAATACGCCGACAAGCTCACGGTGCTGGCGCGTTTCACCCTGTCCCAAGGCGTGCGCCTGGCGTATCACCACCATATGGGCGCCTACGTCGAATCCCCTGAAGACATTGACCAGCTGATGAGCCGCACCGGCCCGGAAGTCGGCCTGCTGTTTGATTCGGGCCATTGCTATATGGGCGGCGGCGAACCCATCGAGGTTCTGCGCAAACACATCGAGCGCGTCTGCCACGTGCATTTCAAGGACGTGCGCAAGCCGGTGGTGCAACTGGCGCGCAACCAGATGTGGAGCTTCCCTGACTGCATCGTCAACGGCACTTTCACTGTGCCTGGCGATGGCGACATCGATTTCGCCGAACTGCTCGATGTGCTGTTGGCTGCCCACTACAAGGGCTGGCTGGTGGTCGAAGCCGAACAGGACCCGGCCGTGGCGCCCAGCTACCTCTATGCCAAAAAAGGCTATGACACCTTGCGCGCGCTGCTCAACGAGAGGACAAAGTGA
- the iolB gene encoding 5-deoxy-glucuronate isomerase — translation MSLLVKSSKRGQTMVALEDGRLEYVGFAAYRLSLGETLPVTAGDQELCLVLLSGRVNIEGEGFNWQNLGDRQSVFEDKSPFAAYLPPGTDAQISALSDVQIAVCAAPGAPGFEPRLIRPEHCKRSVRGKGANTRYVCDILPDSEPAHSLLVVEVRTPSGHSSSYPPHKHDTDDLPHQSFLEETYYHQINPPQGFVFQRVYTDDRSIDQAMAVENSDLVVVPKGYHPVSVPYGYESYYLNVMAGPKRAWHFHNDPQHSWLLDL, via the coding sequence ATGAGCTTGTTGGTCAAAAGCAGCAAACGCGGGCAAACCATGGTGGCCCTCGAAGACGGGCGCCTGGAGTATGTGGGCTTTGCCGCCTATCGCTTGAGCCTGGGCGAAACCCTGCCGGTCACCGCCGGGGATCAAGAGCTGTGCCTGGTGTTGCTCAGCGGTCGCGTCAATATAGAAGGCGAAGGCTTCAACTGGCAGAACCTCGGCGACCGCCAGTCGGTGTTCGAAGACAAATCCCCCTTCGCTGCGTACCTGCCGCCAGGCACCGATGCGCAGATTAGCGCCTTGAGCGATGTGCAGATCGCCGTCTGCGCCGCGCCCGGTGCGCCGGGCTTTGAACCGCGCCTGATTCGCCCCGAACACTGCAAGCGCAGCGTGCGCGGCAAAGGCGCCAACACCCGCTACGTGTGCGACATCCTGCCTGACAGCGAGCCGGCCCATTCGCTGCTGGTGGTGGAAGTACGCACGCCGTCCGGGCACTCGTCGAGCTACCCGCCGCACAAGCACGACACCGACGACCTGCCGCACCAGAGCTTTCTGGAAGAAACCTATTACCACCAGATCAACCCGCCGCAGGGCTTCGTGTTCCAGCGCGTGTACACCGACGATCGCAGCATCGACCAGGCCATGGCCGTGGAAAACAGCGACCTGGTGGTGGTGCCCAAGGGGTATCACCCGGTCAGTGTGCCGTATGGCTACGAATCGTATTACCTCAACGTGATGGCCGGGCCAAAACGCGCCTGGCATTTTCATAACGACCCGCAGCACAGCTGGCTGCTGGACCTCTAA
- the iolD gene encoding 3D-(3,5/4)-trihydroxycyclohexane-1,2-dione acylhydrolase (decyclizing), whose protein sequence is MTTTRLTMAQALVKFLDNQYIEVDGVQSKFVAGVFTIFGHGNVLGLGQALEQDSGDLVVHQGRNEQGMAHAAIGFAKQHLRRKIYACTASVGPGAANMLTAAATATANRIPLLLLPGDVYASRQPDPVLQQIEQFHDLSISTNDAFRSVSKYWDRINRPEQLMTAAIHAMRVLTDPAETGAVTLALPQDVQAEAWDYPDYFLQKRVHRIERRPATAAMIGDALAAFRGKRKPLIICGGGVKYSGANAALQAFAERFEIPFAETQAGKSAVVSSHPLNLGGIGETGCLAANLLAPEADLIIGIGTRYTDFTTSSKSLFKHAEVKFLNLNISPCDALKLDGVQVLADAQVALEALADALGDYRAGWGEQVHDAKARLDAEVDRVHQVEYHGDDFVPEVDDHLDRAVLREFIELTGSCLTQSRVLGVLNDTLADDAIIVAAAGSLPGDLQRAWRSKGVNTYHVEYGYSCMGYEINAALGVKLAEPSKEVYALVGDGSYMMLHSELATSIQERRKINVVLLDNMAFGCINNLQIGNGMDSFGTEFRFRNPESGKLDGGLVPVDFAMSAAAYGCKTYKVSSVEQLQAALADARTQTVSTLIDIKVLPKTMVHGYLSWWRVGVAQVSTSERTNAAAKKLNEQLAKARQY, encoded by the coding sequence ATGACCACAACAAGACTGACCATGGCCCAGGCCCTGGTGAAGTTCCTGGACAACCAATACATCGAAGTCGATGGCGTGCAGAGCAAGTTTGTCGCCGGTGTATTCACGATTTTCGGCCACGGTAATGTGCTGGGCCTGGGGCAGGCGCTGGAGCAGGACAGCGGCGACCTGGTGGTGCATCAGGGCCGTAACGAGCAAGGTATGGCCCACGCTGCCATCGGTTTCGCCAAGCAGCATTTGCGTCGCAAGATCTACGCATGCACCGCCTCGGTAGGCCCCGGCGCGGCGAATATGCTCACCGCTGCCGCCACCGCCACGGCCAACCGTATCCCGCTGCTGCTGTTGCCCGGTGATGTGTACGCCAGCCGCCAGCCGGACCCGGTGTTGCAGCAGATCGAGCAATTCCACGACCTGAGCATCAGCACCAACGATGCCTTCCGTTCCGTGAGCAAGTACTGGGACCGTATCAACCGCCCTGAACAACTGATGACGGCGGCGATCCATGCCATGCGCGTGCTCACAGACCCGGCGGAAACCGGCGCCGTGACCCTGGCGCTGCCGCAGGACGTGCAGGCCGAAGCCTGGGACTACCCGGATTATTTCCTGCAAAAACGCGTGCACCGCATCGAGCGGCGCCCCGCCACGGCGGCGATGATCGGCGATGCGCTGGCGGCCTTCCGGGGCAAGCGCAAGCCGCTGATTATCTGTGGTGGCGGGGTGAAGTACTCCGGCGCGAATGCCGCGCTGCAAGCGTTTGCCGAGCGTTTTGAGATTCCCTTCGCCGAAACCCAGGCGGGCAAGAGTGCGGTGGTGTCCAGCCACCCGCTGAACCTGGGCGGCATCGGTGAAACCGGCTGTCTGGCGGCGAACCTGTTGGCGCCCGAGGCGGACCTGATCATTGGCATCGGCACGCGTTATACCGATTTCACCACCTCGTCAAAGTCGCTGTTCAAACATGCCGAGGTTAAGTTTCTCAACCTCAATATCAGCCCGTGCGATGCGTTGAAACTCGATGGCGTACAAGTACTGGCCGATGCGCAGGTTGCCCTTGAAGCGTTGGCTGACGCCTTGGGCGATTACCGCGCGGGCTGGGGCGAGCAGGTCCACGATGCCAAGGCGCGGTTGGACGCGGAAGTGGATCGCGTGCACCAGGTGGAATACCACGGCGACGATTTTGTGCCGGAGGTGGATGACCACCTGGACCGCGCCGTATTACGCGAATTTATCGAACTGACCGGTTCGTGCCTGACCCAGAGCCGTGTGCTTGGCGTGTTGAACGACACCCTGGCCGACGACGCGATCATCGTTGCCGCCGCCGGCAGCCTGCCCGGCGATTTGCAACGCGCCTGGCGCAGCAAGGGCGTCAACACCTACCACGTCGAATATGGCTATTCGTGCATGGGCTACGAGATCAACGCCGCCCTCGGTGTGAAGCTGGCCGAGCCGAGCAAAGAGGTGTATGCGCTGGTCGGCGACGGCTCCTACATGATGCTGCACTCGGAGCTGGCCACCTCGATCCAGGAGCGACGCAAGATCAACGTGGTGTTGCTCGACAACATGGCCTTCGGTTGCATCAACAACCTGCAGATCGGCAACGGCATGGACAGCTTCGGCACCGAGTTCCGCTTTCGTAACCCCGAGAGCGGCAAGCTCGACGGCGGGCTGGTGCCGGTGGATTTCGCCATGAGCGCGGCGGCCTATGGCTGCAAGACCTACAAGGTCAGCAGCGTGGAACAGCTCCAGGCGGCGCTGGCCGATGCGCGCACGCAAACGGTGTCCACGCTAATCGATATCAAGGTACTGCCCAAGACCATGGTCCACGGCTACTTGTCGTGGTGGCGGGTGGGCGTGGCGCAAGTATCCACCAGTGAACGCACGAACGCAGCCGCGAAAAAACTCAATGAACAGCTGGCCAAGGCCCGGCAGTACTAA
- a CDS encoding TIM barrel protein has product MKSPLRFALNRMVAPNLSLPDFIQLAAALKCDAIEIRNDLKGHEIEYGTPASRVRELCAVQGITVLSINALYPFDVWNDERRAQAIKLATYARECGAQGLVMCPLNERGDTRNEAQRAAGLRTALSELAPILREYGILGFIEPLGFEECALRRKRVAVDAIQSIGGLDVFRLVHDTFHHHLASEQEFFPQLTGLVHISGVEDAEAPLNSIRDGHRVLVGEGDILGNAAQIDTLLSSGYGGYLSFEPFAESVHGLADIQQAIGASIAHLQNPRT; this is encoded by the coding sequence ATGAAGTCGCCGCTACGTTTTGCCCTTAACCGCATGGTCGCACCCAACCTGTCCCTGCCGGACTTTATCCAGTTGGCCGCGGCCCTCAAGTGCGATGCCATCGAGATTCGCAACGACCTGAAAGGCCATGAAATCGAATACGGCACCCCGGCCAGCCGCGTACGTGAATTGTGCGCGGTGCAGGGCATCACGGTGCTGTCGATCAATGCGTTGTACCCGTTTGACGTATGGAATGACGAGCGTCGTGCCCAGGCCATCAAACTGGCCACTTATGCCCGTGAATGCGGCGCGCAAGGCTTGGTGATGTGCCCGCTCAATGAACGCGGCGACACCCGCAACGAAGCCCAGCGTGCCGCCGGGTTGCGCACGGCGCTGAGCGAGCTGGCGCCGATCCTGCGCGAGTACGGCATCCTCGGGTTTATCGAACCGCTGGGCTTTGAAGAATGTGCCCTGCGCCGCAAACGTGTGGCGGTGGATGCAATTCAGTCGATTGGCGGCCTGGATGTGTTCCGCCTGGTGCACGACACCTTTCACCACCACCTGGCCAGCGAGCAGGAGTTCTTCCCGCAACTGACCGGGCTGGTGCATATCTCTGGCGTAGAAGACGCCGAAGCGCCGCTCAATTCGATTCGTGACGGCCACCGCGTGCTGGTGGGCGAGGGCGATATCCTCGGCAACGCGGCGCAGATCGACACCTTGCTCAGCAGCGGGTACGGCGGTTACCTGTCGTTTGAGCCGTTTGCCGAGAGTGTGCATGGGTTGGCGGATATCCAGCAGGCCATTGGGGCCAGTATCGCCCACCTGCAAAACCCCCGAACCTGA